A window from Drosophila subobscura isolate 14011-0131.10 chromosome O, UCBerk_Dsub_1.0, whole genome shotgun sequence encodes these proteins:
- the LOC117897316 gene encoding RNA-binding protein Nova-1 isoform X9: MIAVLPSSPKQASSITSRKHSTASIDSISKLQQHRSASICRTTSTSTSPSTPPLNSTVTLLLNGETTYHMKILVPAVASGAIIGKGGETIASLQKDTGARVKMSKSHDFYPGTTERVCLITGSTEAIMVVLDFIMDKIREKPDLTTKIIDAESKQTQERDKQVKILVPNSTAGMIIGKGGAFIKQIKEDSGSYVQISQKPKDVSLQERCITIIGDKENNKNACKMILSKIVEDPQSGTCLNVSYADVSGPVANFNPTGSPYATNQNAINSSTASLNSTLGTSIGGGNSAASLLVNGTGINLSINLGAPNPAPNLAVANQLLEHIKVAMRGSGYSETVTTEVCNALGVLAKYGVLGMGVGVPHTNGAHSTLGNFLGVTTLDQQTAAANAANASNVFGAVGQVNLEQYAAAAAAAAAASRPTQSQLDAAAAQFDPFRHLGSATAPATPVSLNNNSFGLTAATGAANSAQLGGLSKSPTPGDLSSKDSKNVEVPEMIIGAILGPNGRSLVEIQHVSGANVQISKKGIFAPGTRNRIVTITGQPNAIAKAQFLIEQKITEEETKRARQIPLTTVVN; this comes from the exons ATGATCGCCGTCCTGCCATCGAGCCCGAAACAAGCATCAAGTATTACGAGTAGAAAGCACTCGACAGCATCCATCGACAGCATCTCGAAACTGCAACAGCACCGATCCGCATCGATCTGCAGaacgacatcgacatcgacatctcCTTCTACTCCTCCACTGAACTCAACTGTAACTCTACTGCTGAATG GCGAGACAACGTATCACATGAAAATACTGGTGCCCGCGGTGGCCTCAGGGGCCATCATTGGCAAAGGAGGCGAGACGATTGCCTCACTGCAGAAGGACACGGGTGCTAGGGTAAAGATGTCCAAGTCACATGACTTCTATCCAG gCACCACTGAACGCGTCTGCCTGATCACTGGATCCACGGAGGCCATTATGGTCGTGCTGGACTTTATCATGGACAAAATCCGCGAGAAGCCCGACCTGACCACAAAGATCATCGATGCCGAGTCGAAACAGACGCAGGAGCGGGACAAGCAGGTCAAGATTCTGGTGCCCAACTCCACAGCCGGCATGATCATCGGCAAGGGCGGTGCCTTCATCAAACAGATCAAGGAGGACAGCGGCTCCTATGTCCAGATCTCGCAGAAGCCCAAGGATGTCTCGCTGCAGGAGCGCTGCATCACCATCATTGGCGACAAGGAGAACAACAAGAACGCCTGCAAGATGATCCTCTCGAAGATCGTCGAGGATCCGCAGTCGGGCACCTGTCTGAATGTCTCCTACGCGGACGTCAGTGGGCCGGTGGCCAACTTCAATCCAACCGGCTCCCCGTATGCCACCAATCAGAATGCCATCAACTCGAGCACCGCATCGCTCAACTCAACGCTGGGCACCTCCATCGGTGGAGGCAATTCGGCGGCCAGTCTGCTAGTCAACGGTACCGGCATCAACTTGTCCATCAACCTGGGCGCCCCCAATCCGGCGCCCAATCTGGCAGTTGCCAACCAACTGCTGGAGCATATTAAG GTTGCCATGCGCGGCTCCGGCTACTCGGAGACCGTCACCACTGAAGTCTGCAACGCCCTGGGCGTCCTGGCCAAGTACGGAGTCCTCggcatgggcgtgggcgtgcCCCACACCAACGGTGCTCACTCGACGCTGGGCAATTTCCTGGGCGTGACGACGCTGGACCAGCAGACGGCGGCAGCCAATGCGGCCAATGCCAGCAATGTGTTTGGCGCTGTCGGCCAGGTGAATCTTGAGCAGtatgccgctgcagcagcggctgccgcagccgccagCCGGCCGACACAGTCACAGCTGGACGCAGCCGCGGCACAATTCGATCCATTCCGCCATCTGGGCTCCGCCACAGCGCCGGCCACGCCCGTTTCGCTGAACAACAACAGTTTCGGGCTAACGGCCGCCACGGGAGCGGCGAACAGCGCCCAGTTGGGCGGCCTCAGCAAGAGCCCCACACCTGGGGACCTGAGTTCCAAGGACTCGAAGAACGTGGAGGTGCCCGAGATGATCATCGGCGCAATTCTAG GTCCGAACGGTCGTAGTTTAGTTGAGATTCAACATGTTTCTGGCGCAAATGTGCAAATTTCCAAAAAGGGCATATTCGCACCTGGCACTAGAAATCGCATTGTAACCATTACTGGTCAGCCGAACGCCATTGCCAAAGCGCAGTTTCTAATTGAGCAGAAAATCACCGAGGAGGAGACAAAGAGGGCGCGACAAATTCCATTAACCACTGTTGTGAATTAA
- the LOC117897316 gene encoding RNA-binding protein Nova-1 isoform X8: MMELQQSPLSENGSPNATPGANTPPDTTGATSTSALVAATASASIAATAAATSQQQALPLGNYKTASCWCYGESVCSGIEVEIENNNNNHIHHGETTYHMKILVPAVASGAIIGKGGETIASLQKDTGARVKMSKSHDFYPGTTERVCLITGSTEAIMVVLDFIMDKIREKPDLTTKIIDAESKQTQERDKQVKILVPNSTAGMIIGKGGAFIKQIKEDSGSYVQISQKPKDVSLQERCITIIGDKENNKNACKMILSKIVEDPQSGTCLNVSYADVSGPVANFNPTGSPYATNQNAINSSTASLNSTLGTSIGGGNSAASLLVNGTGINLSINLGAPNPAPNLAVANQLLEHIKVAMRGSGYSETVTTEVCNALGVLAKYGVLGMGVGVPHTNGAHSTLGNFLGVTTLDQQTAAANAANASNVFGAVGQVNLEQYAAAAAAAAAASRPTQSQLDAAAAQFDPFRHLGSATAPATPVSLNNNSFGLTAATGAANSAQLGGLSKSPTPGDLSSKDSKNVEVPEMIIGAILGPNGRSLVEIQHVSGANVQISKKGIFAPGTRNRIVTITGQPNAIAKAQFLIEQKITEEETKRARQIPLTTVVN, encoded by the exons ATG ATGGAGCTGCAACAGTCGCCGCTGAGTGAGAATGGTTCACCGAATGCCACGCCAGGTGCCAATACGCCGCCCGACACGACGGGGGCCACATCCACCTCAGCCTTAGTCgcggcaacagcatcagcatcgatcgctgccacagcagcagccacatcccAGCAGCAAGCATTGCCACTGGGCAACTATAAGACTGCCTCCTGTTGGTGCTACG GTGAGTCAGTTTGTTCTGGAATTGAggttgaaattgaaaataataacaataatcataTTCATCATG GCGAGACAACGTATCACATGAAAATACTGGTGCCCGCGGTGGCCTCAGGGGCCATCATTGGCAAAGGAGGCGAGACGATTGCCTCACTGCAGAAGGACACGGGTGCTAGGGTAAAGATGTCCAAGTCACATGACTTCTATCCAG gCACCACTGAACGCGTCTGCCTGATCACTGGATCCACGGAGGCCATTATGGTCGTGCTGGACTTTATCATGGACAAAATCCGCGAGAAGCCCGACCTGACCACAAAGATCATCGATGCCGAGTCGAAACAGACGCAGGAGCGGGACAAGCAGGTCAAGATTCTGGTGCCCAACTCCACAGCCGGCATGATCATCGGCAAGGGCGGTGCCTTCATCAAACAGATCAAGGAGGACAGCGGCTCCTATGTCCAGATCTCGCAGAAGCCCAAGGATGTCTCGCTGCAGGAGCGCTGCATCACCATCATTGGCGACAAGGAGAACAACAAGAACGCCTGCAAGATGATCCTCTCGAAGATCGTCGAGGATCCGCAGTCGGGCACCTGTCTGAATGTCTCCTACGCGGACGTCAGTGGGCCGGTGGCCAACTTCAATCCAACCGGCTCCCCGTATGCCACCAATCAGAATGCCATCAACTCGAGCACCGCATCGCTCAACTCAACGCTGGGCACCTCCATCGGTGGAGGCAATTCGGCGGCCAGTCTGCTAGTCAACGGTACCGGCATCAACTTGTCCATCAACCTGGGCGCCCCCAATCCGGCGCCCAATCTGGCAGTTGCCAACCAACTGCTGGAGCATATTAAG GTTGCCATGCGCGGCTCCGGCTACTCGGAGACCGTCACCACTGAAGTCTGCAACGCCCTGGGCGTCCTGGCCAAGTACGGAGTCCTCggcatgggcgtgggcgtgcCCCACACCAACGGTGCTCACTCGACGCTGGGCAATTTCCTGGGCGTGACGACGCTGGACCAGCAGACGGCGGCAGCCAATGCGGCCAATGCCAGCAATGTGTTTGGCGCTGTCGGCCAGGTGAATCTTGAGCAGtatgccgctgcagcagcggctgccgcagccgccagCCGGCCGACACAGTCACAGCTGGACGCAGCCGCGGCACAATTCGATCCATTCCGCCATCTGGGCTCCGCCACAGCGCCGGCCACGCCCGTTTCGCTGAACAACAACAGTTTCGGGCTAACGGCCGCCACGGGAGCGGCGAACAGCGCCCAGTTGGGCGGCCTCAGCAAGAGCCCCACACCTGGGGACCTGAGTTCCAAGGACTCGAAGAACGTGGAGGTGCCCGAGATGATCATCGGCGCAATTCTAG GTCCGAACGGTCGTAGTTTAGTTGAGATTCAACATGTTTCTGGCGCAAATGTGCAAATTTCCAAAAAGGGCATATTCGCACCTGGCACTAGAAATCGCATTGTAACCATTACTGGTCAGCCGAACGCCATTGCCAAAGCGCAGTTTCTAATTGAGCAGAAAATCACCGAGGAGGAGACAAAGAGGGCGCGACAAATTCCATTAACCACTGTTGTGAATTAA
- the LOC117897316 gene encoding RNA-binding protein Nova-1 isoform X5, with protein sequence MLFARTTTPNTPTMMQQQQQENLLLQQQQQQHPLTPSFQLQQSFCESVCSGIEVEIENNNNNHIHHGETTYHMKILVPAVASGAIIGKGGETIASLQKDTGARVKMSKSHDFYPGTTERVCLITGSTEAIMVVLDFIMDKIREKPDLTTKIIDAESKQTQERDKQVKILVPNSTAGMIIGKGGAFIKQIKEDSGSYVQISQKPKDVSLQERCITIIGDKENNKNACKMILSKIVEDPQSGTCLNVSYADVSGPVANFNPTGSPYATNQNAINSSTASLNSTLGTSIGGGNSAASLLVNGTGINLSINLGAPNPAPNLAVANQLLEHIKVAMRGSGYSETVTTEVCNALGVLAKYGVLGMGVGVPHTNGAHSTLGNFLGVTTLDQQTAAANAANASNVFGAVGQVNLEQYAAAAAAAAAASRPTQSQLDAAAAQFDPFRHLGSATAPATPVSLNNNSFGLTAATGAANSAQLGGLSKSPTPGDLSSKDSKNVEVPEMIIGAILGPNGRSLVEIQHVSGANVQISKKGIFAPGTRNRIVTITGQPNAIAKAQFLIEQKITEEETKRARQIPLTTVVN encoded by the exons ATGTTGTTTGCCAGAACAACGACACCCAACACCCCCAcaatgatgcagcagcagcagcaggagaatcTCCtcctccaacagcagcaacagcagcacccactGACGCCATCGTTTCAATTACAGCAGAGTTTCT GTGAGTCAGTTTGTTCTGGAATTGAggttgaaattgaaaataataacaataatcataTTCATCATG GCGAGACAACGTATCACATGAAAATACTGGTGCCCGCGGTGGCCTCAGGGGCCATCATTGGCAAAGGAGGCGAGACGATTGCCTCACTGCAGAAGGACACGGGTGCTAGGGTAAAGATGTCCAAGTCACATGACTTCTATCCAG gCACCACTGAACGCGTCTGCCTGATCACTGGATCCACGGAGGCCATTATGGTCGTGCTGGACTTTATCATGGACAAAATCCGCGAGAAGCCCGACCTGACCACAAAGATCATCGATGCCGAGTCGAAACAGACGCAGGAGCGGGACAAGCAGGTCAAGATTCTGGTGCCCAACTCCACAGCCGGCATGATCATCGGCAAGGGCGGTGCCTTCATCAAACAGATCAAGGAGGACAGCGGCTCCTATGTCCAGATCTCGCAGAAGCCCAAGGATGTCTCGCTGCAGGAGCGCTGCATCACCATCATTGGCGACAAGGAGAACAACAAGAACGCCTGCAAGATGATCCTCTCGAAGATCGTCGAGGATCCGCAGTCGGGCACCTGTCTGAATGTCTCCTACGCGGACGTCAGTGGGCCGGTGGCCAACTTCAATCCAACCGGCTCCCCGTATGCCACCAATCAGAATGCCATCAACTCGAGCACCGCATCGCTCAACTCAACGCTGGGCACCTCCATCGGTGGAGGCAATTCGGCGGCCAGTCTGCTAGTCAACGGTACCGGCATCAACTTGTCCATCAACCTGGGCGCCCCCAATCCGGCGCCCAATCTGGCAGTTGCCAACCAACTGCTGGAGCATATTAAG GTTGCCATGCGCGGCTCCGGCTACTCGGAGACCGTCACCACTGAAGTCTGCAACGCCCTGGGCGTCCTGGCCAAGTACGGAGTCCTCggcatgggcgtgggcgtgcCCCACACCAACGGTGCTCACTCGACGCTGGGCAATTTCCTGGGCGTGACGACGCTGGACCAGCAGACGGCGGCAGCCAATGCGGCCAATGCCAGCAATGTGTTTGGCGCTGTCGGCCAGGTGAATCTTGAGCAGtatgccgctgcagcagcggctgccgcagccgccagCCGGCCGACACAGTCACAGCTGGACGCAGCCGCGGCACAATTCGATCCATTCCGCCATCTGGGCTCCGCCACAGCGCCGGCCACGCCCGTTTCGCTGAACAACAACAGTTTCGGGCTAACGGCCGCCACGGGAGCGGCGAACAGCGCCCAGTTGGGCGGCCTCAGCAAGAGCCCCACACCTGGGGACCTGAGTTCCAAGGACTCGAAGAACGTGGAGGTGCCCGAGATGATCATCGGCGCAATTCTAG GTCCGAACGGTCGTAGTTTAGTTGAGATTCAACATGTTTCTGGCGCAAATGTGCAAATTTCCAAAAAGGGCATATTCGCACCTGGCACTAGAAATCGCATTGTAACCATTACTGGTCAGCCGAACGCCATTGCCAAAGCGCAGTTTCTAATTGAGCAGAAAATCACCGAGGAGGAGACAAAGAGGGCGCGACAAATTCCATTAACCACTGTTGTGAATTAA
- the LOC117897316 gene encoding RNA-binding protein Nova-1 isoform X2, with the protein MDSITSMRTAMDMATEQLIQQFAIESMSQEQEHQRQQQLQQQQQQQQEQEHFIYQYQLLTPTHMQQLASNSNYQPRHSTNTSSPSSTHSSSNSNSNSNSYSSGSSSTSGISISNSNINITAAYSSAVHSYYKKLQQQSQANPQNNIQHHQMELQQSPLSENGSPNATPGANTPPDTTGATSTSALVAATASASIAATAAATSQQQALPLGNYKTASCWCYGESVCSGIEVEIENNNNNHIHHGETTYHMKILVPAVASGAIIGKGGETIASLQKDTGARVKMSKSHDFYPGTTERVCLITGSTEAIMVVLDFIMDKIREKPDLTTKIIDAESKQTQERDKQVKILVPNSTAGMIIGKGGAFIKQIKEDSGSYVQISQKPKDVSLQERCITIIGDKENNKNACKMILSKIVEDPQSGTCLNVSYADVSGPVANFNPTGSPYATNQNAINSSTASLNSTLGTSIGGGNSAASLLVNGTGINLSINLGAPNPAPNLAVANQLLEHIKVAMRGSGYSETVTTEVCNALGVLAKYGVLGMGVGVPHTNGAHSTLGNFLGVTTLDQQTAAANAANASNVFGAVGQVNLEQYAAAAAAAAAASRPTQSQLDAAAAQFDPFRHLGSATAPATPVSLNNNSFGLTAATGAANSAQLGGLSKSPTPGDLSSKDSKNVEVPEMIIGAILGPNGRSLVEIQHVSGANVQISKKGIFAPGTRNRIVTITGQPNAIAKAQFLIEQKITEEETKRARQIPLTTVVN; encoded by the exons ATGGATAGTATTACGAGCATGAGGACAGCCATGGACATGGCCACTGAGCAGCTGATACAGCAGTTTGCAATTGAATCTATGTCGCAAGAACAAGAACAtcagaggcaacaacaactgcagcaacagcaacagcaacaacaagaacaagaacattTCATATACCAATATCAGCTATTAACGCCCACACATATGCAGCAATTAGCTAGTAATAGTAACTATCAGCCACGACATTCCACAAACACGTCGTCGCCCTCATCCACACAT tccagctccaactccaactccaactccaactcctactcaagcggcagcagcagcaccagcggcatcagcatcagcaataGCAATATCAATATCACAGCAGCATATTCATCAGCCGTTCATAGCTACTATAAGAAGCTTCAGCAGCAAAGCCAAGCTAATCCCCAAAACAATATTCAACACCATCAGATGGAGCTGCAACAGTCGCCGCTGAGTGAGAATGGTTCACCGAATGCCACGCCAGGTGCCAATACGCCGCCCGACACGACGGGGGCCACATCCACCTCAGCCTTAGTCgcggcaacagcatcagcatcgatcgctgccacagcagcagccacatcccAGCAGCAAGCATTGCCACTGGGCAACTATAAGACTGCCTCCTGTTGGTGCTACG GTGAGTCAGTTTGTTCTGGAATTGAggttgaaattgaaaataataacaataatcataTTCATCATG GCGAGACAACGTATCACATGAAAATACTGGTGCCCGCGGTGGCCTCAGGGGCCATCATTGGCAAAGGAGGCGAGACGATTGCCTCACTGCAGAAGGACACGGGTGCTAGGGTAAAGATGTCCAAGTCACATGACTTCTATCCAG gCACCACTGAACGCGTCTGCCTGATCACTGGATCCACGGAGGCCATTATGGTCGTGCTGGACTTTATCATGGACAAAATCCGCGAGAAGCCCGACCTGACCACAAAGATCATCGATGCCGAGTCGAAACAGACGCAGGAGCGGGACAAGCAGGTCAAGATTCTGGTGCCCAACTCCACAGCCGGCATGATCATCGGCAAGGGCGGTGCCTTCATCAAACAGATCAAGGAGGACAGCGGCTCCTATGTCCAGATCTCGCAGAAGCCCAAGGATGTCTCGCTGCAGGAGCGCTGCATCACCATCATTGGCGACAAGGAGAACAACAAGAACGCCTGCAAGATGATCCTCTCGAAGATCGTCGAGGATCCGCAGTCGGGCACCTGTCTGAATGTCTCCTACGCGGACGTCAGTGGGCCGGTGGCCAACTTCAATCCAACCGGCTCCCCGTATGCCACCAATCAGAATGCCATCAACTCGAGCACCGCATCGCTCAACTCAACGCTGGGCACCTCCATCGGTGGAGGCAATTCGGCGGCCAGTCTGCTAGTCAACGGTACCGGCATCAACTTGTCCATCAACCTGGGCGCCCCCAATCCGGCGCCCAATCTGGCAGTTGCCAACCAACTGCTGGAGCATATTAAG GTTGCCATGCGCGGCTCCGGCTACTCGGAGACCGTCACCACTGAAGTCTGCAACGCCCTGGGCGTCCTGGCCAAGTACGGAGTCCTCggcatgggcgtgggcgtgcCCCACACCAACGGTGCTCACTCGACGCTGGGCAATTTCCTGGGCGTGACGACGCTGGACCAGCAGACGGCGGCAGCCAATGCGGCCAATGCCAGCAATGTGTTTGGCGCTGTCGGCCAGGTGAATCTTGAGCAGtatgccgctgcagcagcggctgccgcagccgccagCCGGCCGACACAGTCACAGCTGGACGCAGCCGCGGCACAATTCGATCCATTCCGCCATCTGGGCTCCGCCACAGCGCCGGCCACGCCCGTTTCGCTGAACAACAACAGTTTCGGGCTAACGGCCGCCACGGGAGCGGCGAACAGCGCCCAGTTGGGCGGCCTCAGCAAGAGCCCCACACCTGGGGACCTGAGTTCCAAGGACTCGAAGAACGTGGAGGTGCCCGAGATGATCATCGGCGCAATTCTAG GTCCGAACGGTCGTAGTTTAGTTGAGATTCAACATGTTTCTGGCGCAAATGTGCAAATTTCCAAAAAGGGCATATTCGCACCTGGCACTAGAAATCGCATTGTAACCATTACTGGTCAGCCGAACGCCATTGCCAAAGCGCAGTTTCTAATTGAGCAGAAAATCACCGAGGAGGAGACAAAGAGGGCGCGACAAATTCCATTAACCACTGTTGTGAATTAA
- the LOC117897316 gene encoding RNA-binding protein Nova-1 isoform X6, whose protein sequence is MLFARTTTPNTPTMMQQQQQENLLLQQQQQQHPLTPSFQLQQSFCETTYHMKILVPAVASGAIIGKGGETIASLQKDTGARVKMSKSHDFYPGTTERVCLITGSTEAIMVVLDFIMDKIREKPDLTTKIIDAESKQTQERDKQVKILVPNSTAGMIIGKGGAFIKQIKEDSGSYVQISQKPKDVSLQERCITIIGDKENNKNACKMILSKIVEDPQSGTCLNVSYADVSGPVANFNPTGSPYATNQNAINSSTASLNSTLGTSIGGGNSAASLLVNGTGINLSINLGAPNPAPNLAVANQLLEHIKVAMRGSGYSETVTTEVCNALGVLAKYGVLGMGVGVPHTNGAHSTLGNFLGVTTLDQQTAAANAANASNVFGAVGQVNLEQYAAAAAAAAAASRPTQSQLDAAAAQFDPFRHLGSATAPATPVSLNNNSFGLTAATGAANSAQLGGLSKSPTPGDLSSKDSKNVEVPEMIIGAILGPNGRSLVEIQHVSGANVQISKKGIFAPGTRNRIVTITGQPNAIAKAQFLIEQKITEEETKRARQIPLTTVVN, encoded by the exons ATGTTGTTTGCCAGAACAACGACACCCAACACCCCCAcaatgatgcagcagcagcagcaggagaatcTCCtcctccaacagcagcaacagcagcacccactGACGCCATCGTTTCAATTACAGCAGAGTTTCT GCGAGACAACGTATCACATGAAAATACTGGTGCCCGCGGTGGCCTCAGGGGCCATCATTGGCAAAGGAGGCGAGACGATTGCCTCACTGCAGAAGGACACGGGTGCTAGGGTAAAGATGTCCAAGTCACATGACTTCTATCCAG gCACCACTGAACGCGTCTGCCTGATCACTGGATCCACGGAGGCCATTATGGTCGTGCTGGACTTTATCATGGACAAAATCCGCGAGAAGCCCGACCTGACCACAAAGATCATCGATGCCGAGTCGAAACAGACGCAGGAGCGGGACAAGCAGGTCAAGATTCTGGTGCCCAACTCCACAGCCGGCATGATCATCGGCAAGGGCGGTGCCTTCATCAAACAGATCAAGGAGGACAGCGGCTCCTATGTCCAGATCTCGCAGAAGCCCAAGGATGTCTCGCTGCAGGAGCGCTGCATCACCATCATTGGCGACAAGGAGAACAACAAGAACGCCTGCAAGATGATCCTCTCGAAGATCGTCGAGGATCCGCAGTCGGGCACCTGTCTGAATGTCTCCTACGCGGACGTCAGTGGGCCGGTGGCCAACTTCAATCCAACCGGCTCCCCGTATGCCACCAATCAGAATGCCATCAACTCGAGCACCGCATCGCTCAACTCAACGCTGGGCACCTCCATCGGTGGAGGCAATTCGGCGGCCAGTCTGCTAGTCAACGGTACCGGCATCAACTTGTCCATCAACCTGGGCGCCCCCAATCCGGCGCCCAATCTGGCAGTTGCCAACCAACTGCTGGAGCATATTAAG GTTGCCATGCGCGGCTCCGGCTACTCGGAGACCGTCACCACTGAAGTCTGCAACGCCCTGGGCGTCCTGGCCAAGTACGGAGTCCTCggcatgggcgtgggcgtgcCCCACACCAACGGTGCTCACTCGACGCTGGGCAATTTCCTGGGCGTGACGACGCTGGACCAGCAGACGGCGGCAGCCAATGCGGCCAATGCCAGCAATGTGTTTGGCGCTGTCGGCCAGGTGAATCTTGAGCAGtatgccgctgcagcagcggctgccgcagccgccagCCGGCCGACACAGTCACAGCTGGACGCAGCCGCGGCACAATTCGATCCATTCCGCCATCTGGGCTCCGCCACAGCGCCGGCCACGCCCGTTTCGCTGAACAACAACAGTTTCGGGCTAACGGCCGCCACGGGAGCGGCGAACAGCGCCCAGTTGGGCGGCCTCAGCAAGAGCCCCACACCTGGGGACCTGAGTTCCAAGGACTCGAAGAACGTGGAGGTGCCCGAGATGATCATCGGCGCAATTCTAG GTCCGAACGGTCGTAGTTTAGTTGAGATTCAACATGTTTCTGGCGCAAATGTGCAAATTTCCAAAAAGGGCATATTCGCACCTGGCACTAGAAATCGCATTGTAACCATTACTGGTCAGCCGAACGCCATTGCCAAAGCGCAGTTTCTAATTGAGCAGAAAATCACCGAGGAGGAGACAAAGAGGGCGCGACAAATTCCATTAACCACTGTTGTGAATTAA